The Arachis hypogaea cultivar Tifrunner chromosome 16, arahy.Tifrunner.gnm2.J5K5, whole genome shotgun sequence genome contains a region encoding:
- the LOC112754449 gene encoding protein MAIN-LIKE 2-like, producing MGDNPDRLYCLDGVAHIAGVINEEAHRCITSMRRQQGMRLDEKIVPYLQMAGLYHLARLNEIWFRLDEPLASAFVERWRPETHDVAYQLGLSIDGHYVSGCLTEFERYIEDGHLAWVWFEELLGVLPHANCIDKFTVRCSWMHNTFRELPDGANDATVRRYV from the exons ATGGGGGATAACCCAGATCGTCTTTATTGTTTGGATGGGGTTGCCCATATAGCTGGTGTCATCAATGAAGAG GCCCACCGATGTATCACCAGCATGAGACGGCAGCAGGGTATGCGCCTGGACGAGAAGATTGTTCCATACTTGCAAATGGCTGGTttataccatcttgcgagactgaaCGAGATTTGGTTTAGGTTGGATGAGCCATTAGCTAGTGCATTCGTGGAGCGATGGCGTCCGGAGACACAC gacgtggcgtaccaATTAGGGCTGTCGATCGATGGACATTACGTCAGTGGATGCCTGACGGAGTTTGAGCGATACATCGAGGATGGTCACCTAGCTTGGGTGTGGTTCGAGGAGCTGCTGGGTGTTTTGCCTCATGCGAATTGCATCGACAAGTTCACTGTGAGATGCAGTTGGATGCATAACACATTCAGAGAGCTTCCTGATGGCGCCAACGACGCCACTGTTAGGAGGTATGTCTAG
- the LOC112759060 gene encoding pentatricopeptide repeat-containing protein At1g71460, chloroplastic-like produces MAGCLSLQLHRVPPNPTSASPSSNTKTTFQFFNFKTALPEKSHHHYKKLKHFKDKDAFPSSLPIHTKNPRSIYKDIKRFARQDKLKEALTILDYVDQQGIPVNATTFSALIAACIRTKSLQHAREVHVHIRINGFENNQFLRTKLVHMYTSCAAFEEAKQIFNDLPCTSVYPWNALLRGSVISGKKHDLDVLKAYTEMRALGVELNVYTFTTVIKSFAGAPALFQGLKAHGLLIKNGLVDSSIIRTSLIDLYFKCGRINLACRVFDEIPNRDVVVWGAMVAGFVHNRRQREALEYVRWMVEEGVEVNSVVVMSVLPAIGEVYEQRLGKEVHAYVVKTKEYYRRVPIQSALIDMYCKCGDMNSARRVFYSSAERNLVCWTALMSGYAWNGRLEQALRSTIWMQQEGFRPDVVTVATVLPVCAQLRALKQGKQVHAYALKHWFLPNASITNSLMVMYSKCGVIEYSERLFDSMEKRTVISWTAMIDSYVANGYHHEALDVIRSMQSSKHRPDSVAIARMLSVCGELKLVKQGKEIHAQLLKKDFAKVPFVSAELINMYGTFGEVNKAKLVFHAVPVKGSMTWTALIRAYGNNELYEDAIALFDQMTSRGSTPTHFTFDAMLSIFDRAGFVDDAYRIFKLMTRYKIEPSKEHFDIMVRLLTHDDQLEKAQRLIEMSSVV; encoded by the coding sequence ATGGCAGGCTGTCTCTCCCTCCAACTTCACAGGGTCCCTCCAAATCCCACCTCGGCTTCGCCATCCTCCAACACCAAAACCACCTTCCAATTCTTCAACTTCAAAACAGCACTCCCAGAGAAATCCCACCACCACTACAAGAAGCTGAAACATTTCAAGGACAAAGATGCGTTCCCATCCTCCTTACCCATCCACACCAAAAATCCACGCTCCATCTACAAGGACATCAAACGATTCGCGCGCCAAGACAAACTCAAAGAAGCACTCACCATTCTCGATTACGTTGACCAACAGGGAATCCCTGTCAACGCCACCACTTTCTCCGCTCTCATCGCCGCCTGCATTCGCACCAAGTCCCTGCAACACGCTAGAGAAGTCCACGTCCATATCCGAATCAACGGCTTCGAAAACAACCAGTTTTTGCGAACCAAGCTTGTTCACATGTACACCTCTTGCGCCGCTTTCGAAGAAGCCAAACAAATCTTTAACGATTTACCGTGTACCAGCGTGTACCCATGGAATGCCTTGTTAAGAGGGTCTGTGATTTCGGGTAAAAAGCACGACCTTGATGTGCTTAAAGCTTATACTGAGATGAGGGCTTTGGGTGTTGAGTTGAATGTGTATACTTTCACCACTGTCATCAAGAGTTTTGCCGGTGCGCCTGCGCTTTTCCAGGGGCTCAAGGCTCATGGATTGTTGATCAAGAATGGTTTGGTTGATAGTTCAATTATTAGGACAAGTTTGATTGATTTGTACTTCAAGTGTGGGAGGATCAATCTTGCATGCCGCGTGTTTGACGAAATTCCCAATAGGGATGTTGTGGTTTGGGGCGCAATGGTGGCGGGTTTTGTGCATAATAGGCGGCAGAGGGAGGCATTGGAGTATGTGAGGTGGATGGTGGAGGAAGGAGTGGAGGTGAATTCGGTTGTGGTGATGTCTGTTCTTCCTGCAATAGGGGAAGTTTATGAGCAGCGATTGGGCAAAGAAGTTCATGCTTATGTGGTGAAGACGAAGGAGTACTATAGGCGAGTGCCTATTCAGTCTGCCTTGATTGATATGTATTGCAAGTGTGGGGATATGAATTCGGCTAGGCGAGTTTTTTATAGCTCGGCGGAGAGGAATTTGGTTTGTTGGACGGCTTTAATGTCAGGTTATGCTTGGAATGGTAGGTTGGAGCAGGCACTAAGGTCGACTATCTGGATGCAGCAAGAAGGGTTCAGGCCTGATGTTGTGACAGTCGCAACTGTTCTTCCAGTATGTGCTCAGTTGAGGGCTTTGAAACAGGGGAAGCAGGTTCATGCTTATGCTTTGAAGCATTGGTTTTTGCCTAACGCATCCATAACTAATTCTTTGATGGTAATGTACTCGAAGTGTGGTGTGATTGAATATTCCGAAAGACTATTTGATAGTATGGAGAAAAGGACAGTTATTTCATGGACAGCCATGATTGATTCATATGTAGCAAATGGGTATCATCATGAAGCACTTGATGTGATAAGGTCAATGCAATCCTCAAAGCATAGGCCAGACTCAGTTGCAATAGCAAGGATGCTCAGTGTTTGTGGTGAGCTAAAACTTGTGAAGCAAGGAAAAGAGATTCATGCACAGCTCCTGAAAAAGGATTTTGCAAAGGTCCCTTTTGTTTCTGCAGAACTTATCAATATGTATGGGACTTTTGGAGAGGTTAACAAGGCAAAGTTGGTTTTTCATGCTGTCCCTGTTAAAGGTTCAATGACATGGACTGCTCTTATTAGGGCCTATGGAAATAATGAACTGTATGAAGATGCAATTGCTCTTTTCGATCAGATGACATCGAGAGGTTCTACTCCGACGCATTTCACTTTCGATGCCATGCTATCTATCTTCGACAGAGCTGGATTTGTTGATGATGCTTATAGGATATTCAAGTTAATGACTAGATATAAAATTGAACCATCTAAAGAACATTTTGATATAATGGTTCGACTTCTTACCCATGATGATCAACTGGAGAAAGCTCAAAGACTTATAGAGATGAGTTCTGTTGTATAG
- the LOC112754164 gene encoding uncharacterized protein isoform X3, which produces MASLSMPSVSEQSRDDNNNKNNSISNKFLLPRNPYPTNKELLRTIAYLRNATLVFYEPDRMLPYNKAYNHDEDDDDEEGVTEDDEEHNFLHNDEKRKQELDKSMQKPNKNSGYNLTRKQCSAFNLKYIE; this is translated from the exons ATGGCTTCTTTGAGTATGCCTTCTGTTTCAGAACAGAGCAGAGATGataacaacaacaagaacaatagcataaGCAACAAGTTTTTGCTTCCAAGAAACCCT TACCCTACAAATAAGGAGTTATTGAGAACTATTGCATACTTGAGAAATGCTACATTAGTATTTTATGAG CCTGATAGAATGTTGCCTTATAACAAGGCCTATAAtcatgatgaggatgatgatgatgaagaggggGTCACAGAAGATGATGAGGAACACAATTTTCTGCATAATGatgaaaagagaaaacaagaactTGACAAGTCAATGCAAAAACCTAATAAGAACTCTGGCTACAACTTAACTAGAAAGCAG TGCAGTGCCTTTAACTTGAAATACATTGAGTAA
- the LOC112754164 gene encoding uncharacterized protein isoform X2, producing MASLSMPSVSEQSRDDNNNKNNSISNKFLLPRNPYPTNKELLRTIAYLRNATLVFYEPDRMLPYNKAYNHDEDDDDEEGVTEDDEEHNFLHNDEKRKQELDKSMQKPNKNSGYNLTRKQTKKECDVSSSSTSHVVVNLKDTSRISDRGQGLTKKVQQTDSTRKTFMQFCSAEIICPPEHRAALAVKLLGVQETTQRYH from the exons ATGGCTTCTTTGAGTATGCCTTCTGTTTCAGAACAGAGCAGAGATGataacaacaacaagaacaatagcataaGCAACAAGTTTTTGCTTCCAAGAAACCCT TACCCTACAAATAAGGAGTTATTGAGAACTATTGCATACTTGAGAAATGCTACATTAGTATTTTATGAG CCTGATAGAATGTTGCCTTATAACAAGGCCTATAAtcatgatgaggatgatgatgatgaagaggggGTCACAGAAGATGATGAGGAACACAATTTTCTGCATAATGatgaaaagagaaaacaagaactTGACAAGTCAATGCAAAAACCTAATAAGAACTCTGGCTACAACTTAACTAGAAAGCAG ACAAAAAAGGAATGTGATGTATCTTCTTCTTCCACCTCCCATGTGGTGGTAAACCTAAAAGACACAAGCCGGATTTCGGATCGCGGCCAAGGCTTAACCAAAAAGGTTCAACAAACTGATTCTACAAGAAAAACATTCATGCAATTCTGTTCAGCAGAGATAATTTGTCCACCAGAACACCGAGCCGCCTTGGCAGTGAAGTTGCTTGGAGTACAAGAAACAACTCAAAGGTACCACTGA
- the LOC112754164 gene encoding uncharacterized protein isoform X1, which yields MASLSMPSVSEQSRDDNNNKNNSISNKFLLPRNPYPTNKELLRTIAYLRNATLVFYEPDRMLPYNKAYNHDEDDDDEEGVTEDDEEHNFLHNDEKRKQELDKSMQKPNKNSGYNLTRKQIFQNEQTKKECDVSSSSTSHVVVNLKDTSRISDRGQGLTKKVQQTDSTRKTFMQFCSAEIICPPEHRAALAVKLLGVQETTQRYH from the exons ATGGCTTCTTTGAGTATGCCTTCTGTTTCAGAACAGAGCAGAGATGataacaacaacaagaacaatagcataaGCAACAAGTTTTTGCTTCCAAGAAACCCT TACCCTACAAATAAGGAGTTATTGAGAACTATTGCATACTTGAGAAATGCTACATTAGTATTTTATGAG CCTGATAGAATGTTGCCTTATAACAAGGCCTATAAtcatgatgaggatgatgatgatgaagaggggGTCACAGAAGATGATGAGGAACACAATTTTCTGCATAATGatgaaaagagaaaacaagaactTGACAAGTCAATGCAAAAACCTAATAAGAACTCTGGCTACAACTTAACTAGAAAGCAG ATCTTTCAAAATGAACAGACAAAAAAGGAATGTGATGTATCTTCTTCTTCCACCTCCCATGTGGTGGTAAACCTAAAAGACACAAGCCGGATTTCGGATCGCGGCCAAGGCTTAACCAAAAAGGTTCAACAAACTGATTCTACAAGAAAAACATTCATGCAATTCTGTTCAGCAGAGATAATTTGTCCACCAGAACACCGAGCCGCCTTGGCAGTGAAGTTGCTTGGAGTACAAGAAACAACTCAAAGGTACCACTGA
- the LOC112758221 gene encoding indole-3-acetic acid-induced protein ARG7 yields the protein MSSKCSKIRHIVRLRQMLRRWRIKARMSSAAINRSSSSPPSDVPAGHVAVCVGINCTRFVVRATHLNHPVFQKLLVQAEEEYGFANHGPLAIPCDEALFEDVIRFISRSESGSGSNRFLNLDDSQRHCHVGMRNNLDFWKQESRPLLHAFTDKNIW from the coding sequence atgtcGTCGAAATGCAGCAAGATTCGCCACATTGTGAGGCTTCGTCAGATGCTGCGTCGCTGGCGCATCAAGGCGCGCATGTCCTCAGCTGCTATTAACCGCTCAAGCTCTTCTCCGCCGTCCGATGTTCCCGCTGGACACGTGGCGGTCTGCGTCGGCATCAACTGCACCAGATTCGTTGTGCGAGCTACTCACCTTAACCACCCTGTGTTCCAGAAGCTTCTAGTTCAGGCGGAAGAAGAGTACGGCTTCGCCAACCACGGTCCTTTGGCTATTCCCTGCGACGAAGCACTCTTTGAAGATGTTATCCGGTTCATTTCCCGCTCTGAGTCTGGATCCGGTTCGAACCGATTCTTGAACCTTGATGACTCTCAGAGACACTGCCACGTCGGAATGAGGAACAACCTTGATTTCTGGAAGCAGGAATCTCGACCGCTGCTCCACGCCTTCACTGACAAGAACATTTGGTAG